From a single Deltaproteobacteria bacterium genomic region:
- a CDS encoding M23 family metallopeptidase, translating into MGKFFTLLIIILIIGGVYYIYPQIEWSSPEVDIKLASENVGMKPFDVEIREKGKGIKEVKVVLIKDGVENVLVNKVYPEGVMGDTVTVSINPGKLGIKDGPAELRVEAEDRSRIKVFSGNKTTESRNLKLDLVPPAVDLISTEHYINHGGSGLVVYKTSPDVEISGVSVGDYFFPGYKGNFSEDDVYLSFFAYPYNVEPDTNIVLIAEDAAGNRKTAAVPYRLKNINYRSSNINISEDFIENVMVPLAGESGQSDHREIFLKVNSELRKANDAKIKEVGSNSTGEIMWKGAFHQLSNSKVEANFADHRTYIYNEEPIDEQYHLGYDLAVTKRYPIEAANSGVVTHAGELGIYGNAVIIDHGMGVASLYGHMSTIDVNVGDKVKKKQVIGKTGQTGLAAGDHLHYGVYVNGVAVRPIEWWDNKWIKDNVLLKIDQARAEFGMKPAQKKQN; encoded by the coding sequence ATGGGAAAGTTTTTCACACTGCTAATAATTATTTTGATTATCGGAGGGGTTTATTATATCTACCCCCAAATCGAATGGTCTTCACCCGAAGTCGATATAAAACTCGCTTCCGAAAATGTGGGCATGAAACCCTTTGACGTAGAGATACGAGAGAAAGGGAAGGGTATCAAGGAGGTTAAGGTCGTATTGATAAAGGACGGCGTGGAAAATGTGCTGGTCAATAAGGTCTACCCCGAGGGAGTTATGGGCGATACGGTTACAGTATCTATTAACCCCGGGAAGCTCGGCATCAAGGACGGCCCGGCGGAGCTCAGGGTCGAAGCCGAGGACAGGTCGCGAATCAAGGTTTTCTCCGGCAATAAAACGACCGAAAGCAGGAATTTGAAGCTCGACCTCGTGCCGCCCGCAGTCGATTTAATAAGCACCGAGCATTACATCAACCACGGAGGCTCGGGGCTCGTCGTTTACAAGACCTCGCCAGATGTTGAAATAAGCGGAGTGAGTGTAGGGGACTATTTCTTCCCGGGCTACAAGGGGAATTTCTCGGAAGACGACGTGTACCTCTCATTCTTTGCCTATCCCTATAATGTCGAGCCCGATACGAATATAGTTCTAATTGCCGAGGACGCCGCGGGAAACCGCAAAACCGCCGCGGTCCCCTACAGGCTGAAGAATATCAATTACAGGAGTAGTAATATAAACATCAGCGAAGATTTTATTGAAAATGTCATGGTTCCCCTTGCGGGCGAAAGCGGACAATCGGATCACAGGGAAATCTTCCTCAAGGTCAATAGCGAGCTTAGAAAGGCGAATGACGCCAAGATAAAAGAGGTAGGCTCGAATTCCACAGGAGAGATTATGTGGAAGGGGGCTTTTCATCAGCTTTCAAACTCTAAAGTCGAGGCTAACTTCGCCGACCACAGAACCTATATCTACAACGAAGAGCCTATCGATGAGCAGTATCATCTCGGTTACGATCTTGCTGTAACGAAAAGGTATCCCATAGAGGCCGCTAACAGCGGCGTTGTGACGCACGCGGGCGAGCTCGGTATATACGGAAACGCCGTCATAATCGACCACGGTATGGGTGTGGCGAGTCTTTACGGCCACATGAGCACGATAGATGTCAATGTAGGGGATAAGGTGAAGAAAAAGCAGGTTATCGGAAAAACCGGTCAGACCGGTCTTGCAGCCGGGGACCATTTACACTACGGCGTGTACGTAAACGGCGTAGCCGTCAGGCCTATCGAATGGTGGGATAACAAATGGATCAAGGATAACGTGCTTCTGAAGATCGATCAGGCCAGGGCCGAATTCGGCATGAAACCCGCGCAAAAGAAGCAGAATTAA
- a CDS encoding MBL fold metallo-hydrolase yields the protein MKIHVLDHNFFEEKVIASYLIENGGEPILIETGPDTTFNKLESSLNAHGYSVEDIRNVFVTHIHLDHSGGAWHFAKTGAKIYVHPFGAKHLADPEKLIASARRIYQEQMDTLWGEIRPIPRENIHEIQDGERIKIGNIDIEAVETPGHASHHHSYLIDDILFAGDVGGVRIENGPVLPPTPPPEINVELWQESIRKILDLNPEALYCTHYGRSDNVRDHLRELEDRLLEATEWIGERLKEGKTEDEMTSDFEDMFRTILVKAEADSQLIKAYELADPFWMNVPGLVRYWKKFRL from the coding sequence ATGAAAATTCATGTTTTAGACCATAACTTCTTTGAAGAGAAGGTAATAGCTTCATATCTGATAGAAAACGGGGGAGAGCCTATTTTAATCGAAACCGGCCCTGATACGACTTTTAACAAACTCGAAAGCAGCCTCAATGCTCACGGTTACTCCGTCGAAGACATAAGAAATGTTTTTGTTACACACATACACCTGGATCACTCAGGAGGAGCCTGGCACTTCGCTAAAACCGGCGCTAAAATTTATGTCCACCCTTTCGGAGCCAAGCACCTGGCCGATCCTGAAAAGCTCATAGCGTCGGCCAGAAGAATATATCAAGAACAGATGGACACGCTATGGGGCGAAATCCGGCCTATACCGAGGGAAAATATCCACGAAATTCAGGACGGGGAAAGGATAAAAATCGGTAACATTGATATAGAGGCTGTTGAGACTCCCGGGCACGCGTCCCACCATCATTCATATCTCATAGATGACATCTTATTTGCAGGGGACGTCGGCGGTGTCCGCATAGAGAACGGTCCGGTATTGCCCCCCACCCCTCCGCCCGAGATCAATGTGGAGCTCTGGCAGGAATCCATACGAAAGATACTGGATTTGAATCCAGAGGCCTTGTATTGTACTCATTACGGCAGGTCCGACAACGTAAGAGATCATTTGAGAGAACTGGAAGACAGACTCCTCGAAGCCACCGAATGGATCGGAGAGAGATTGAAAGAAGGAAAAACCGAAGATGAAATGACCTCTGATTTTGAGGACATGTTCAGAACGATACTCGTAAAAGCCGAAGCCGACAGTCAATTGATTAAAGCTTACGAGTTGGCAGACCCTTTCTGGATGAATGTACCGGGACTCGTGCGCTACTGGAAAAAGTTTCGACTCTGA
- a CDS encoding alpha/beta hydrolase — MFDNKFRKARIETSGAVINLVHAGEGKPLLLLHGYPETHLMWHRTAPRLAERFHVICMDLRGYGDSSKPESSPDHYTYSKREMAKDCVQVMESLGYEHFFAAGHDRGGRVTHRMALDYPDRIKGACVMDIAPTHTMFKLADMEFATGYYHWFFLIQPEGLPERLIGCDPEYYLREKLKRWSAPGAEFDERAVREYVRCFSDPAAIYASCEDYRAAASIDLEHDEEDFDKKIECPLLVLWGTRGFVHRTYDVPETWKEKAVNVRGRALDCGHFLPEESPEAVCEELLEFFSSI, encoded by the coding sequence ATGTTCGACAATAAATTCCGGAAGGCCAGAATCGAGACGTCGGGCGCTGTCATCAACCTCGTCCACGCGGGGGAAGGAAAACCCCTCCTCCTCCTTCACGGCTACCCGGAGACGCATCTAATGTGGCACAGGACAGCACCCCGGCTCGCAGAGAGATTCCATGTGATATGCATGGACCTAAGAGGTTACGGAGACAGCAGCAAGCCCGAATCCTCCCCTGACCACTACACATACTCGAAACGCGAGATGGCTAAAGACTGCGTTCAGGTTATGGAGTCCCTTGGGTATGAGCACTTTTTCGCTGCCGGGCACGACAGGGGCGGGAGAGTCACTCACAGAATGGCTCTCGATTATCCGGACAGGATAAAAGGCGCGTGCGTAATGGACATAGCCCCGACTCACACTATGTTCAAGCTCGCGGATATGGAATTCGCGACCGGTTACTACCACTGGTTCTTTCTCATTCAGCCCGAAGGTCTGCCCGAAAGGCTCATAGGGTGCGACCCGGAATACTACCTGAGAGAGAAGCTCAAACGGTGGAGCGCGCCGGGAGCGGAGTTCGACGAAAGGGCGGTGAGGGAGTATGTCAGGTGCTTCAGCGACCCTGCGGCCATCTACGCAAGCTGCGAGGACTACAGGGCAGCCGCAAGTATCGATCTCGAGCACGACGAGGAAGATTTCGATAAGAAAATAGAGTGCCCGCTTCTGGTCTTATGGGGCACCAGGGGATTCGTGCACCGCACTTACGACGTGCCAGAGACCTGGAAGGAAAAAGCGGTCAATGTACGCGGCAGGGCGCTTGACTGCGGCCATTTCCTGCCCGAAGAGAGCCCCGAGGCCGTATGCGAAGAGCTCCTGGAATTCTTTTCCTCGATTTGA
- a CDS encoding cupin domain-containing protein yields MDSPHVFHLLSAKPQDITKGGTRTYVDISNFPVLKGMAVYRLLLNQKGVREPHWHPNANELAYCLKGDALVTVFGNLSKRETFTVSEGQMFYVPSGYLHHIENMGRNNLELILAFSDEEPEDFGLSASLGCMTDAVLGNTWGLKGNLFSKIKRSPKKILIGRKKSVNKTPEYASFPSQYKFDVEGSNPLLDNAGGSAKVARKSAWPVLENLSMYSLRITNKGMREPHWHPVTAEMGYVNKGKARMTLLSPRGDVDTYKLEEGDVYFIPRAYPHHIENIGGDELHFLVFFDQNTPGDIGFSAGVKAYSNEVLGATFNTDPASFKILPDYHEDLLIVSRINRRD; encoded by the coding sequence ATGGACTCCCCCCATGTATTCCACTTACTTTCGGCAAAACCCCAGGATATTACAAAAGGCGGCACACGCACCTACGTCGATATATCCAACTTTCCCGTTCTTAAAGGAATGGCGGTTTATCGGCTTTTGCTAAATCAAAAGGGGGTTCGGGAGCCGCACTGGCATCCGAACGCAAATGAGCTGGCCTATTGTTTAAAAGGAGACGCTCTAGTAACAGTTTTCGGCAACTTGAGTAAAAGAGAAACCTTTACCGTTTCCGAAGGGCAAATGTTTTATGTGCCGTCGGGATATTTGCATCATATTGAGAACATGGGCAGGAATAATTTGGAATTGATTTTAGCTTTTTCAGACGAGGAGCCGGAAGATTTCGGTCTCTCGGCGTCTCTGGGGTGTATGACAGACGCCGTTCTGGGCAATACGTGGGGTCTCAAAGGCAATCTGTTCTCGAAAATTAAAAGGTCCCCGAAAAAAATTCTTATCGGCAGGAAAAAATCTGTTAATAAAACGCCTGAATATGCGTCTTTCCCGAGCCAATATAAATTTGACGTGGAGGGATCAAACCCTCTTCTCGATAATGCGGGCGGTTCGGCAAAAGTGGCCAGGAAAAGCGCGTGGCCGGTACTGGAAAATCTGTCGATGTACTCTCTCCGCATAACTAATAAAGGCATGAGAGAGCCCCACTGGCACCCTGTAACGGCGGAGATGGGCTATGTAAATAAAGGTAAGGCAAGGATGACGCTTCTCAGTCCCCGTGGAGATGTCGACACCTATAAGCTGGAAGAAGGAGATGTGTATTTCATTCCCAGGGCATATCCTCACCATATTGAAAATATCGGCGGAGACGAGCTCCACTTTCTGGTTTTCTTTGATCAGAATACGCCCGGCGATATAGGGTTTTCCGCCGGAGTCAAGGCTTATTCCAACGAAGTATTAGGAGCGACATTCAACACCGATCCGGCAAGCTTTAAAATACTGCCGGATTATCACGAAGACCTGCTGATTGTTTCGCGAATAAATCGAAGAGACTGA
- the polX gene encoding DNA polymerase/3'-5' exonuclease PolX, translated as MSKNSEIAEIFEHISDMLSVLDENPFKIRAYRKAATNILELNEDVEDRAARDELTGIPGVGKDLGEKIKEYIKTGKIKEYEKLKSEVPLELTELLRIQGLGPKTLALLYKELKVRKLADLEKALSGKKILEFRGMGQKKIDDIKRGVQLFKESKERNLLGKALPLAESIVAEIENIPGTEGTKVAGSIRRMRETAKDIDILTISDNTQKVVKGFTEMKFVKDVLASGSTKGSIIAGEGIQVDLRVVPPESYGAALLYFTGSKAHNVKLRTLATKKGLKINEYGVFRGEKMVAGETEKDVYKTLGLPVIPPELREDRGEIEAAAEGRLPHLIELEDIKGDLHTHTTWSDGKASIEEMAESAAELGYGYIAITDHSPSQTIANGLSIERLMKKKKELEAVAGKFKKIKVLMGTEVDIKTDGSLDYPDGVLKELDVVIASVHSGFKMEREAMTDRIIKAIKNPYVHAIGHPTGRLIGERDPYDVDIDDVIQAALEHGKALEVNGSYPRLDLNDLHVRKAVDAGVKIIISTDAHSRGQLGFMRYGAGTARRGWVEKKDVLNALPFKELDEWLKTNRN; from the coding sequence ATGAGTAAAAATAGCGAGATAGCGGAAATATTCGAGCATATATCCGACATGTTGAGCGTGCTGGATGAAAACCCTTTTAAAATCAGGGCGTACCGGAAAGCGGCGACGAACATACTGGAACTGAATGAGGATGTAGAGGACAGGGCCGCCAGGGATGAGCTTACAGGGATACCCGGGGTCGGGAAGGACCTCGGGGAAAAAATAAAAGAATATATAAAGACAGGAAAGATAAAGGAATACGAAAAACTTAAGAGCGAGGTTCCCCTTGAGCTCACCGAACTGCTGCGGATTCAGGGCCTGGGCCCGAAAACGCTTGCCCTCTTATACAAGGAGCTGAAGGTCAGAAAACTCGCCGATCTGGAAAAGGCGCTTAGCGGGAAAAAAATTCTGGAGTTCAGGGGAATGGGGCAAAAGAAAATAGACGACATCAAGAGAGGGGTTCAGTTATTCAAGGAGAGCAAGGAAAGAAATCTGCTGGGAAAAGCGCTCCCTCTGGCGGAGAGCATCGTCGCGGAAATAGAAAATATTCCCGGAACGGAAGGCACCAAAGTCGCGGGGTCGATCAGGAGAATGAGGGAGACAGCTAAGGATATAGACATACTGACGATATCCGATAATACACAGAAAGTAGTCAAAGGGTTTACCGAAATGAAATTTGTAAAAGACGTGCTCGCGTCGGGAAGCACGAAGGGAAGTATTATTGCCGGGGAGGGAATACAGGTGGACCTCAGGGTGGTGCCGCCCGAGTCATACGGGGCGGCGCTTTTGTATTTCACCGGATCAAAAGCTCACAACGTGAAGCTCAGAACACTAGCCACCAAAAAAGGGCTCAAAATTAACGAGTACGGGGTATTTAGAGGAGAGAAAATGGTCGCAGGGGAGACGGAAAAGGATGTCTATAAAACGCTCGGCCTGCCGGTTATCCCGCCCGAGCTGAGAGAGGACCGGGGCGAAATAGAGGCCGCAGCCGAGGGCAGGCTCCCTCACCTCATCGAGCTTGAGGATATAAAAGGCGATCTCCACACCCATACAACCTGGAGCGACGGCAAAGCGTCAATTGAAGAAATGGCTGAAAGCGCGGCAGAGCTCGGCTACGGGTACATAGCGATAACGGACCACTCCCCTTCCCAAACGATCGCGAACGGACTTTCAATCGAAAGGCTTATGAAAAAGAAAAAAGAGCTTGAGGCGGTTGCCGGGAAATTCAAGAAAATAAAAGTGCTAATGGGAACAGAAGTCGATATAAAAACAGACGGCTCCCTCGATTATCCGGACGGTGTGCTTAAGGAGCTGGACGTTGTTATAGCGTCCGTCCACAGCGGTTTCAAAATGGAAAGAGAAGCTATGACCGACCGCATTATAAAGGCGATAAAAAACCCATACGTCCACGCCATAGGGCATCCTACGGGGAGGCTTATCGGAGAGCGGGACCCTTACGACGTCGATATCGACGATGTAATTCAGGCCGCGCTTGAGCACGGGAAGGCTCTTGAAGTGAACGGCTCTTACCCGAGGCTCGACCTGAACGACCTACACGTAAGGAAGGCGGTCGACGCGGGTGTGAAGATAATTATTTCGACCGACGCCCACAGCCGGGGACAGCTCGGATTTATGAGGTACGGTGCGGGGACAGCGAGAAGGGGCTGGGTCGAGAAGAAAGACGTTCTGAACGCGCTGCCATTTAAAGAACTCGACGAGTGGCTTAAAACGAACAGGAATTAG
- a CDS encoding alpha/beta fold hydrolase produces the protein MELSLRKAGTSGPEVVILHGLLGSSRNWQRVMRELSTDHRVIVPDLRNHGDSPHGPHGYAAMRDDISRLIETTCGEAPHLIGHSMGGLAAMAVATSDAAALASLIVVDAAPVRRTEGILKILDALTELNLKSISSRTDADKALSKKIPDPGVRQFLLQNLKRKDTGEPAWRCNLPELRRFAAEDSFELAEQAIYEGPTLVLAGGKSEYRVWEHETLLRAHFPAMTLEIIEDAAHWVHADAPDRFVQRVREWVNVHA, from the coding sequence ATGGAGCTAAGTCTGAGAAAAGCCGGCACCTCCGGACCTGAAGTCGTGATACTGCACGGTTTGTTGGGATCGTCACGGAACTGGCAACGCGTCATGCGGGAGCTGTCAACGGACCACCGGGTGATCGTCCCTGATTTGCGCAACCACGGCGACTCGCCGCACGGCCCCCACGGCTACGCAGCGATGCGGGACGACATTAGCCGGCTCATAGAGACTACCTGCGGGGAAGCTCCTCACTTAATCGGCCATTCGATGGGCGGTCTGGCGGCCATGGCCGTGGCGACCTCAGATGCAGCGGCGCTCGCAAGCCTCATAGTGGTCGATGCGGCCCCGGTGCGCAGAACAGAGGGCATCCTGAAAATACTCGATGCCCTGACGGAGCTGAATCTGAAATCCATAAGCTCCCGAACCGACGCCGACAAGGCCCTGTCCAAGAAAATTCCCGATCCCGGTGTGAGGCAGTTTCTGCTACAGAATCTCAAACGGAAGGACACGGGAGAGCCTGCATGGCGCTGTAACCTTCCCGAGCTACGCCGTTTTGCGGCGGAGGATTCCTTCGAGCTCGCGGAGCAGGCAATTTACGAAGGACCTACTCTGGTGCTCGCCGGAGGCAAATCCGAGTACCGGGTCTGGGAGCACGAGACGCTGCTCAGGGCTCACTTCCCCGCCATGACGCTTGAGATTATAGAGGATGCGGCTCACTGGGTGCATGCGGACGCGCCTGACAGGTTCGTGCAGCGGGTTCGCGAATGGGTGAATGTGCATGCCTGA
- the rlmB gene encoding 23S rRNA (guanosine(2251)-2'-O)-methyltransferase RlmB: protein MLIYGKNPVKELLSDSNSRIEEILISQDLRKDKSSDIFTLAKKRGIKVTFLPRDAISRLTNSTSHQGIAARIPEYEYAPVESILEKARAGEEKLLLVVLDHIEDPQNLGAIIRTVNALGAHGVVIPKDRAASVTPAVIKASSGAASHVLISRVVNISTVIDDLKGKGVWIVGADASAPKPLYGEGFGNLDLAVVIGNESKGLGRKVKENCDFLVSIPQSGRVSSLNASVSAGILLYEIIRQRRTNKPE from the coding sequence TTGCTCATCTACGGTAAGAATCCAGTAAAGGAGCTGCTCTCCGACTCAAACTCCAGGATTGAAGAAATCCTGATCTCGCAGGATTTGAGAAAGGACAAAAGCTCCGACATCTTCACTCTGGCCAAGAAGCGCGGAATAAAAGTTACCTTCCTTCCCCGGGACGCCATTTCAAGGCTTACGAATTCGACGTCTCATCAGGGCATAGCCGCCAGGATTCCCGAGTATGAGTACGCTCCGGTAGAGAGTATACTGGAGAAGGCCCGCGCGGGGGAAGAAAAACTACTCCTCGTAGTTCTTGATCATATTGAAGACCCTCAGAATCTGGGGGCGATTATAAGAACCGTGAATGCCCTCGGCGCTCACGGGGTCGTTATACCGAAGGACAGGGCGGCTTCGGTTACGCCTGCGGTGATAAAGGCCTCCTCCGGCGCAGCCAGCCACGTGCTCATTTCAAGAGTCGTAAACATCTCAACCGTAATCGACGATCTGAAAGGGAAGGGCGTCTGGATAGTGGGCGCGGACGCGTCGGCTCCGAAGCCGCTCTACGGCGAGGGTTTCGGAAATCTTGATCTGGCGGTCGTAATAGGCAATGAAAGCAAGGGGTTAGGTCGCAAAGTTAAAGAAAATTGCGACTTTCTCGTTTCTATCCCGCAGTCAGGACGGGTCTCTTCGCTCAATGCCTCCGTATCCGCCGGGATTCTCTTGTATGAGATTATCAGGCAGAGAAGAACTAATAAACCGGAATAG
- the ligA gene encoding NAD-dependent DNA ligase LigA, whose protein sequence is MKKKEARKRIEKLARELEYHNYLYYVKNSPEISDYEFDTLLNELKELEAEYPELVKPDSPAQRVGGWVAEGFESVSHIVPMMSIDNVSTAEGAYEFDKRVKRLIGTEGDIEYVAEPKFDGVSASLTFEEGLLTRGATRGNGRTGEDVTNNLKTINTIPLRLNGENRVPELIEIRGEVLYPIEAFKKLNGELAEAGEPLFANPRNAASGAIRQLDSSITASRPLTFYAWGIGEVRGFEIETEWELIGDLRKWGFKVDAHIMLCASIDEAISYQNELEPARDSLPYEADGIVIKVNRRDYQKELGATAKHPRWSIAYKFKPRQATTKIKDITVQVGRVGLLTPVAELEPVGIGGITVKRASLHTDDIIRVKDIRIGDTVLVQRAGDVIPEVVMPIEDKRTGKEKAFRMPEKCPSCGTEVEKEGAYYYCPNLSCPAQLKGRITHLASRRAFEIEGLGEKIVEQLMAEGLVKDPADIFYLKKENLAPLERFAEKSASNLEAEIEKSKKVPFDRFINALSIRHVGERVAQILAENYHSIDSLMNTTVEALTDIHTVGTEIAKSIVHFFELEQNRALIKKMLESGVDIQYREKTGLSDKLKGKTFVFTGALESMTRDEAQRLVEDHGGRATSSVTKKTDYVVAGSDPGSKLAKAESLGIEILDEEGFKRLIASM, encoded by the coding sequence ATGAAAAAGAAAGAGGCCCGGAAAAGAATAGAGAAGCTCGCCAGGGAGCTCGAATATCACAACTACCTCTATTACGTTAAAAACAGCCCCGAAATCTCGGACTACGAATTCGACACCCTGCTTAACGAATTAAAGGAGCTTGAGGCCGAATATCCCGAACTGGTCAAACCCGACTCCCCCGCTCAGCGGGTGGGAGGATGGGTGGCGGAAGGCTTTGAATCGGTGAGCCACATAGTCCCGATGATGAGCATAGATAATGTTTCCACCGCTGAAGGGGCGTACGAATTCGATAAGCGAGTCAAAAGACTTATTGGCACCGAGGGGGATATAGAATACGTGGCGGAGCCTAAGTTCGACGGGGTCTCCGCATCTCTCACCTTCGAGGAAGGACTGCTGACCCGTGGGGCTACACGCGGCAACGGCAGAACGGGCGAGGACGTCACGAATAATCTAAAAACGATTAACACCATCCCGCTCAGGTTAAACGGGGAGAACAGGGTTCCTGAATTAATAGAAATAAGGGGAGAGGTGCTCTACCCCATAGAGGCTTTTAAGAAACTGAACGGGGAGCTGGCAGAGGCGGGCGAGCCGCTCTTCGCGAACCCGAGAAACGCGGCTTCGGGCGCGATAAGGCAGCTAGACTCAAGCATCACCGCATCGAGACCGCTTACCTTCTACGCATGGGGGATCGGAGAGGTCAGAGGGTTTGAAATCGAGACCGAGTGGGAGCTCATCGGGGACCTCCGCAAGTGGGGGTTCAAGGTCGATGCACATATCATGCTGTGCGCCAGTATAGATGAGGCCATATCTTATCAAAACGAGCTTGAGCCCGCGAGAGACAGCCTTCCCTATGAAGCGGACGGAATAGTAATCAAGGTAAACAGGAGGGACTACCAAAAGGAGCTCGGCGCGACAGCGAAGCACCCACGGTGGAGCATCGCCTATAAGTTCAAACCGAGGCAGGCGACTACTAAGATAAAAGATATTACGGTGCAGGTAGGGCGGGTCGGGCTACTAACCCCGGTCGCCGAGCTTGAGCCTGTCGGTATCGGAGGTATTACCGTTAAAAGGGCGTCGCTCCATACAGACGACATAATCAGGGTAAAGGACATAAGAATAGGCGACACGGTGCTCGTTCAGAGGGCTGGGGACGTGATCCCCGAAGTGGTCATGCCGATTGAGGATAAAAGGACGGGGAAAGAAAAGGCCTTCAGAATGCCTGAAAAATGCCCCTCCTGCGGAACGGAGGTCGAGAAGGAAGGCGCTTATTACTATTGCCCCAATCTCTCATGCCCGGCGCAGCTGAAGGGAAGGATAACGCACCTCGCATCGAGGAGGGCTTTTGAGATCGAGGGGCTCGGAGAGAAGATCGTAGAGCAGCTTATGGCCGAAGGGCTCGTGAAAGACCCTGCCGATATTTTTTATCTCAAAAAAGAAAACCTCGCGCCGCTTGAAAGATTCGCGGAAAAGTCCGCCTCCAATCTGGAAGCGGAGATAGAAAAGAGCAAGAAAGTCCCGTTCGACCGTTTCATCAACGCCCTCAGCATACGCCACGTGGGGGAGCGCGTGGCTCAGATACTTGCCGAAAACTATCACAGCATCGACTCGCTCATGAATACCACGGTCGAGGCTCTGACCGACATACATACGGTGGGAACGGAGATAGCAAAAAGCATAGTGCACTTCTTCGAGCTTGAGCAGAACAGAGCGCTTATCAAAAAGATGCTCGAATCAGGGGTTGATATTCAATACAGAGAAAAAACAGGACTCAGCGACAAGCTCAAGGGAAAAACGTTCGTCTTTACCGGAGCGCTAGAATCGATGACGAGGGACGAGGCTCAGAGGCTGGTAGAAGATCACGGGGGGCGGGCGACTTCATCGGTTACCAAAAAAACCGATTACGTTGTGGCCGGGAGCGATCCGGGATCGAAGCTCGCGAAAGCCGAGTCTCTGGGAATAGAAATACTGGATGAGGAAGGGTTTAAAAGATTGATTGCTAGTATGTAA
- a CDS encoding ArsA-related P-loop ATPase, whose translation MNLDELFNKKLVVVTGKGGVGKTTVSLALSYLNSRFDRDSIYVTLNEIKKDSYFFGFNTGINSREKALDNNLWSVAIDPNTALKEYVRENFVNLYPVYATILKSKTLQNFFEAAPGLMELITIGKVWHLGNRNPQGRKSRKAYDQVIFDAPSTGHAIPILDLPSRVLDMVRGGAFKSHIGWVESFLKDPDQAAVVVVATPEEMVVRETIELIDSVKSLGINVIFTVVNNAYEKMFDKKEVSIIKELLTENKGAEISPAVELAFSHAARTRMSEKYTKKLRKELKEPVLIIHKRYKRDLAVRDLKSISSELRNQLDKSL comes from the coding sequence ATGAATCTGGATGAATTGTTCAACAAGAAACTGGTTGTGGTAACGGGAAAGGGCGGGGTCGGCAAAACAACCGTTTCCCTTGCGCTCTCTTATTTAAACTCTCGATTCGACCGCGATTCAATTTATGTAACCCTGAACGAGATTAAGAAAGATTCCTACTTTTTTGGATTTAACACCGGGATTAACAGCAGGGAAAAAGCGCTGGATAATAATTTGTGGTCGGTCGCTATTGACCCGAACACTGCGCTTAAAGAATATGTCCGTGAGAATTTTGTAAATCTATACCCCGTTTACGCGACAATCCTTAAATCAAAAACCCTTCAAAACTTTTTTGAGGCGGCTCCGGGGCTGATGGAGCTTATAACGATCGGTAAGGTGTGGCATCTGGGTAACAGGAACCCGCAGGGGAGGAAATCGCGGAAAGCGTACGATCAGGTTATATTCGATGCCCCCTCTACCGGCCACGCGATACCTATTCTAGACCTGCCGTCCAGGGTTCTCGATATGGTGAGGGGAGGGGCGTTTAAAAGCCACATAGGATGGGTTGAGAGTTTTCTGAAAGACCCGGATCAAGCCGCGGTCGTGGTTGTGGCAACTCCCGAGGAGATGGTGGTCAGAGAGACGATCGAGCTAATAGATTCGGTTAAGTCTCTCGGAATCAATGTTATCTTCACGGTTGTGAATAATGCATATGAAAAGATGTTCGATAAAAAGGAAGTGAGTATCATAAAGGAGCTTCTGACTGAAAATAAAGGCGCCGAAATAAGCCCTGCTGTTGAATTGGCTTTCAGCCATGCTGCGAGAACCCGTATGTCTGAAAAATACACAAAGAAACTGCGCAAGGAATTGAAAGAGCCTGTATTAATAATACATAAGAGGTATAAAAGAGACCTCGCGGTCCGGGATTTAAAGTCAATATCCTCCGAGCTGCGGAATCAGCTGGATAAGAGCCTGTGA